From the genome of Plasmodium cynomolgi strain B DNA, scaffold: 1159, whole genome shotgun sequence:
TATAATTACAGAAACTTTGATGAAGGAATAGGGTCATGTTATGGTGATGTTGATGTTTATTCTAGAATAATGGAAGTATTTCGTCAATTCGAGTTAAATGAAAGGATTTCTGATAAAATTCTAAAAGCTCTGTGTTATGtctattataaatttaatctTAATAAGGATGATGGCAGTATCTGTGACtatttgtattattggtTAGGCAATACGTTAATAAATGATTTAAAACAAAGATAACACTTTGATGTAgttattttaaaactttatgatatatttcataaaaatatgatttataAGTTTTGTGTTCCTCGAAATACTAATGTGGATTTcgtaaattttcaaaaaattaaattgttttttgattattttaaagattATGATAAATCTATAGAGGATTTAAAGAAACGTAACTACTCTTGTAGTAAAGAATACTATGATTACTTTACAAAATATCTCGATAATTATAAGCAGTTATATAAAGAGTGTGTTACAGAATATCATccccaaaaatatttttgtaaagaaTTTCGTTCTTATTATAATGCTAAGcacaataaattaatttcttggTCATGCAATTTAACAGGATCATCTGAAGCTCCTAAATTGAGTGTAGAATCTGGGAGGGAAACACATCAGGAACAGTTAGAAGAAATATCTGATTGAAAATCACAATCAGCAGTATTACAACTGAAAATTAATGCACAAAAACAACCTAATGAACTTCCTGTTCAAGGTGTTCATAACATTGATGGAGCAACTTCTGAAACCACTATTATTACAGTTCCTTCAAATGACAAAGCTACTTCTGTAATATCTAGAAGTATCACTAGTGTTGCTACAGTTACTGGACTTTTAGCCC
Proteins encoded in this window:
- a CDS encoding CYIR protein (putative;~vir-type antigen); this translates as MIYKFCVPRNTNVDFVNFQKIKLFFDYFKDYDKSIEDLKKRNYSCSKEYYDYFTKYLDNYKQLYKECVTEYHPQKYFCKEFRSYYNAKHNKLISWSCNLTGSSEAPKLILQLKINAQKQPNELPVQGVHNIDGATSETTIITVPSNDKATSVISRSITSVATVTGLLAPFYLVYNVISNVIYTPANTWIKNILGRNKRTYHNPYADQELMANFSIPEDLYSERTRYKISYSPE